The Chitinophaga sp. H8 genome contains a region encoding:
- a CDS encoding ABC transporter permease, which yields MNGVKYNQIRAMLAVTKASLRGIFRSPSAVVFSLGFPLVFILVFGFIGDSVVSVRVGVDKNADTSSIIYKGLANTKSIRLVTDKTTEEMEEDLKKGRITAVINITTKPSEGTAPAYDVKVRTSTAAVDKIQLFESILKDVSTQIDDRYYKRPSVATVETAVIQGREYKTIDFVLPGQLGFALMSAAVFGTAFLFFNLRQTLVLKRFFATPINRTYIVLGEALSRMVFQLLSSVVIIGLGHFAFGFTLVHGFVTFLEMLVLSVFGLVVFMGFGFVVSSVAKNESTIPPFANMITLPQFLLAGTFFAVDALPTWLQPICRMLPLTYLNDAFRKVAFEGQHLWDVGFEIGIITLWGVVVYAVAIKIFRWE from the coding sequence ATGAATGGAGTGAAGTACAACCAGATCAGAGCAATGTTGGCGGTTACCAAGGCCAGTTTGAGAGGGATATTCCGCAGCCCGTCCGCAGTCGTTTTCAGTCTTGGGTTTCCCCTGGTATTTATCCTGGTATTTGGATTTATAGGGGATAGCGTTGTATCTGTAAGGGTAGGAGTGGATAAAAACGCGGATACCAGCAGCATTATCTATAAAGGGTTGGCTAATACCAAGAGTATCAGATTGGTAACAGACAAAACGACGGAGGAAATGGAAGAGGACCTGAAAAAGGGCCGTATTACCGCTGTTATTAACATTACCACCAAACCCAGTGAGGGCACAGCACCGGCTTATGATGTAAAGGTGCGTACTTCTACGGCTGCCGTAGATAAGATCCAATTGTTTGAATCCATTTTGAAAGATGTATCCACGCAAATAGACGACCGTTATTATAAGCGTCCGAGTGTAGCCACCGTTGAAACAGCGGTGATACAGGGAAGGGAATACAAGACGATTGATTTTGTGTTGCCAGGGCAACTTGGTTTTGCATTAATGAGTGCTGCCGTATTTGGCACTGCTTTCCTCTTTTTTAACTTACGGCAAACGTTGGTACTCAAGCGTTTTTTTGCCACCCCTATCAACCGCACCTATATTGTATTGGGCGAAGCACTTAGCAGGATGGTTTTCCAGTTACTGAGTTCTGTAGTGATCATTGGTTTGGGACACTTTGCTTTTGGATTTACCCTGGTGCATGGTTTTGTTACTTTTCTGGAGATGCTGGTATTATCAGTATTCGGGTTGGTGGTATTTATGGGATTCGGGTTTGTGGTGAGCAGTGTTGCCAAAAATGAGAGTACGATTCCGCCTTTTGCCAATATGATCACCCTGCCACAGTTTCTGTTGGCCGGCACTTTCTTTGCCGTAGACGCGCTTCCTACCTGGCTGCAACCTATTTGCAGAATGCTGCCGCTTACTTACCTCAATGACGCCTTCCGCAAAGTGGCCTTTGAAGGGCAGCACTTATGGGATGTGGGGTTCGAGATAGGTATTATCACACTTTGGGGAGTGGTGGTATATGCAGTAGCTATTAAGATATTTCGTTGGGAATAA
- the sppA gene encoding signal peptide peptidase SppA: protein MRSFFKIFFAMLLALIIFTIVGVVILLGIIGRSVTPEKVVIAPNGVLVLETSQLYPEQKVANPFGGLKIGPDETPGLYDAVRLIRYAATDDNIKGIYLKTSGNPNGYATNEEIRNALIAFRKAKKFIYAYGEGMSQSGYYMASVADKIYLNPKGGVDFGGFAVQLMFLKGTLEKLDIEPQIFYDGRFKSATEPLRETQMTAANRIQTSAFLDELYGNFLQKIGEIRQIDTAVLHGYANVGLIQEASDALQYKLADGLKYDDEVIDEIRRKLGLKPDDDVNFVSLKKYEKSANYNSGSADSKIALIYAQGSIVSGDSEGPDVISSGQYLKEIRKARLDKDVKAIVFRVNSGGGSALASEVIWRELLLAKKEKPVIVSMGDYAASGGYYISCMADSIFAQPNTLTGSIGVFAVMPNMQGFFKNKLGVTFDGVKTAQYADLGTASRPLTEIEKKFVQNSVDSIYASFKSRVATGRKLDPAIVDSIAQGRVWSGVQAKALGLVDRLGGVDDALACAAKMANLSTYSLNEYPEAQDVVTRFMKQLGGDASAVMIKKELGENYKIYQQIKNVQQMNGEVQARLPFDFQLK from the coding sequence ATGCGTAGTTTTTTCAAAATTTTCTTCGCCATGTTGCTGGCATTGATCATCTTCACCATTGTGGGGGTGGTTATATTACTGGGCATTATTGGCCGGTCTGTTACCCCCGAAAAAGTGGTCATTGCTCCCAACGGGGTACTGGTGCTGGAAACCAGCCAGCTGTATCCGGAACAGAAAGTGGCCAATCCGTTTGGCGGACTGAAGATCGGGCCTGATGAAACCCCTGGCTTGTATGATGCCGTACGGCTTATCCGGTACGCTGCTACCGATGATAATATCAAGGGCATTTATCTCAAAACCAGTGGTAATCCTAACGGATACGCTACCAATGAGGAAATCAGAAATGCCCTGATTGCGTTTAGAAAAGCAAAGAAGTTTATCTATGCCTATGGAGAAGGGATGAGCCAGAGCGGGTACTATATGGCTTCCGTGGCAGATAAAATATACCTGAACCCTAAGGGTGGGGTGGATTTTGGCGGGTTTGCCGTACAGCTGATGTTCCTTAAAGGAACGCTGGAAAAGCTGGACATAGAACCACAGATCTTCTATGATGGGAGATTTAAAAGTGCTACAGAGCCTTTGCGCGAAACGCAGATGACAGCAGCCAACCGTATTCAAACCAGTGCTTTCCTGGATGAACTATATGGCAATTTCCTGCAAAAGATCGGTGAAATCCGTCAGATTGATACCGCTGTTTTGCATGGCTATGCTAATGTAGGACTGATTCAGGAAGCTTCGGATGCATTGCAATATAAACTGGCAGATGGCCTGAAGTATGATGATGAGGTGATAGACGAGATCCGGCGTAAACTGGGGCTGAAACCAGACGATGATGTGAACTTTGTATCATTGAAGAAATACGAGAAAAGCGCTAATTACAATTCCGGCAGTGCTGATAGTAAGATTGCCCTCATCTATGCCCAGGGGAGTATCGTAAGTGGCGATAGCGAAGGGCCGGATGTGATCAGCAGTGGCCAATACCTGAAGGAAATACGGAAAGCCCGTTTGGATAAAGATGTGAAAGCCATTGTTTTCCGGGTAAATTCCGGTGGAGGTAGTGCCCTGGCTTCCGAAGTGATCTGGCGGGAGTTACTCCTGGCCAAAAAGGAAAAGCCTGTGATTGTATCTATGGGAGATTATGCTGCTTCCGGAGGATATTATATTTCCTGTATGGCAGACAGCATCTTTGCACAACCGAATACGTTAACCGGCTCTATTGGCGTGTTTGCGGTAATGCCGAATATGCAGGGATTCTTCAAAAATAAGCTGGGTGTAACATTCGACGGGGTAAAAACAGCGCAATATGCTGATCTGGGTACAGCCAGCCGCCCGCTCACAGAGATAGAAAAGAAATTTGTACAAAACTCCGTAGACAGCATTTATGCTTCTTTCAAATCCAGGGTAGCTACCGGCAGAAAGCTGGATCCTGCTATTGTGGATAGTATTGCACAGGGCCGTGTATGGAGTGGCGTACAGGCCAAAGCGTTAGGGCTGGTAGACCGCCTGGGTGGTGTAGATGATGCACTGGCCTGTGCTGCTAAAATGGCCAACCTGTCTACTTATTCATTAAACGAATACCCGGAAGCACAGGATGTAGTGACCCGGTTCATGAAACAGCTGGGAGGAGATGCCAGCGCTGTGATGATTAAAAAGGAACTGGGAGAAAACTACAAGATCTACCAGCAGATTAAAAATGTACAGCAGATGAATGGGGAAGTGCAGGCACGGTTACCGTTTGATTTTCAATTAAAATAG
- the folK gene encoding 2-amino-4-hydroxy-6-hydroxymethyldihydropteridine diphosphokinase produces the protein MNTAILLIGGNLGDRIGHLQQATQLIARNAGEIVKASALYETAPWGNVEQPDYLNQALQIATPLAALPLMHTLLETERQIGRIRQHKWGARVIDIDMIFYNDAIINLPDLKIPHPRMQSRQFVLVPLNEIVPGYVHPVLHQSVKELLAACPDLLPATRYQADTSSTGQ, from the coding sequence ATGAATACAGCAATATTACTTATAGGTGGCAATTTAGGAGACCGTATCGGGCATTTGCAACAAGCCACGCAACTGATTGCCCGTAATGCAGGAGAAATAGTAAAAGCGTCCGCCTTATACGAAACGGCGCCCTGGGGTAATGTGGAACAGCCGGACTACCTCAACCAGGCGCTGCAGATAGCGACCCCGCTGGCAGCGCTTCCGCTGATGCATACGCTGCTGGAAACAGAACGGCAGATTGGCCGTATCCGCCAGCATAAATGGGGAGCCAGGGTGATTGATATAGATATGATCTTTTATAATGATGCTATTATCAACCTGCCCGACCTCAAAATCCCCCATCCCAGGATGCAAAGCAGGCAGTTTGTACTCGTGCCCTTAAATGAGATCGTTCCCGGCTATGTACACCCGGTATTGCACCAAAGCGTAAAAGAACTGCTGGCCGCTTGTCCGGACCTACTGCCAGCTACCAGGTACCAGGCAGATACCTCTTCCACAGGACAATAA
- a CDS encoding deoxynucleoside kinase, with amino-acid sequence MQYRFITIEGNIGAGKTTLASKLAAHFHAKLILEEFADNPFLPLFYERPQQYAFPLELFFMAERYKQLKDMLQTQDLFREVVVSDYLFIKSLLFAKVNLPEEEYALYQKLFDIINPQLVQPDLLIFLNAPVSRLQENIRHRNRSYEQQIPDDYLRNVHDMYMQYIKQHPVRTLMIDTSKWDFVRQPDDFQRLLTALEEDYAPGINYMKL; translated from the coding sequence ATGCAATACAGGTTTATCACAATTGAAGGAAACATTGGCGCCGGAAAAACAACCCTGGCCAGTAAACTGGCTGCCCATTTTCATGCTAAGCTTATCCTGGAAGAATTTGCAGATAACCCCTTCTTGCCGCTTTTTTATGAACGCCCCCAGCAATACGCCTTTCCGCTCGAACTATTCTTTATGGCAGAACGCTATAAACAACTGAAAGATATGCTGCAAACACAGGACCTCTTCCGCGAAGTGGTGGTGTCTGACTATCTCTTCATCAAAAGCCTCTTATTTGCCAAAGTAAACCTGCCGGAAGAAGAATATGCACTATACCAGAAATTGTTTGATATAATTAACCCCCAACTGGTTCAACCCGATCTCCTCATTTTTTTAAACGCACCGGTTAGCAGGCTCCAGGAAAATATCCGTCACCGGAACCGCTCTTACGAACAACAAATCCCGGACGACTATCTCCGGAACGTACATGATATGTATATGCAATATATTAAGCAACATCCGGTACGTACGCTGATGATCGATACTTCCAAATGGGACTTTGTACGCCAACCGGATGATTTTCAACGCCTCCTCACTGCCCTGGAAGAAGACTATGCACCTGGCATCAATTATATGAAGCTGTAA
- a CDS encoding catalase, translating to MAEKKKLTTAAGIPYFEHENSMTAGPRGPILLQDFILHEKMAHFNRERIPERVVHAKGTGAYGTLTITHDITAYTKAKIFNTVGKKIRMLARFSTVGGEKGSADAERDPRGFALKFYTEEGNWDLVGNNTPVFFIKDPKKFSDFIHTQKRDPRTNCKSATMMWDFWSLNPESLHQVTTLMSDRGTPYSHRHMHGFGSHTFSFLNSKNERFYVKFHFLTMQGIKNFTDAEAGEMRGKDPDHAQRDLVEAIDRGEFPKWAFKIQVMPEAEAKDYRWNPFDLTKVWPHADYPLIDVGVMELNEIPANYFAEVEQAAFAPAHVVDGIGYSPDKMLQGRLLSYPDAHRYRLGVNYEQIPVNRCPYAVNNYERDGFMRVDGNGGSNPNYFPNSFDNIEPDPAYKEPGMDLDSLTADWYDRNAPGEDDHYTQPGNLFRLMTAQEKQNTIHNVVTSMSGITGPKKDMIIQRQLCHFFRADIQFGMGIAKGLGVEAEIPAAHTK from the coding sequence ATGGCTGAAAAGAAGAAGCTTACTACCGCAGCTGGTATTCCGTATTTTGAACATGAAAACTCTATGACGGCCGGACCACGCGGTCCTATTTTACTACAGGATTTTATCCTGCATGAAAAGATGGCCCATTTTAACAGGGAAAGAATACCTGAAAGAGTAGTACACGCCAAAGGTACCGGCGCCTATGGTACCCTCACCATTACACATGATATCACCGCTTATACCAAGGCCAAAATTTTTAATACGGTAGGTAAAAAGATCAGGATGCTGGCACGTTTTTCTACCGTAGGTGGCGAAAAAGGCTCCGCAGATGCAGAACGCGATCCCCGTGGTTTTGCATTGAAGTTTTATACAGAAGAAGGGAACTGGGACCTCGTGGGAAACAATACGCCTGTTTTCTTCATTAAGGATCCTAAGAAATTCAGTGACTTTATCCATACACAAAAACGGGATCCCCGCACCAACTGCAAGAGTGCAACCATGATGTGGGACTTCTGGAGCCTCAATCCGGAAAGCCTTCACCAGGTAACCACCCTGATGAGCGACCGGGGTACACCTTACAGCCATCGTCATATGCATGGTTTTGGCAGCCATACCTTCTCCTTCCTCAACAGTAAGAATGAGAGGTTCTATGTAAAATTCCATTTCCTGACCATGCAGGGTATCAAAAACTTTACAGATGCAGAAGCAGGGGAAATGAGAGGCAAAGACCCGGATCATGCGCAGCGCGACCTGGTTGAGGCTATTGACCGTGGAGAGTTTCCAAAATGGGCCTTTAAAATCCAGGTAATGCCGGAAGCTGAAGCCAAAGATTACCGCTGGAATCCTTTTGACCTCACCAAAGTATGGCCGCATGCCGATTATCCATTGATTGATGTAGGCGTAATGGAACTGAATGAAATCCCGGCCAACTATTTTGCCGAGGTAGAACAGGCTGCTTTTGCACCCGCCCATGTGGTGGATGGTATCGGCTACTCTCCGGATAAAATGCTGCAGGGCCGCTTACTTTCCTATCCGGATGCACACCGCTACCGCCTGGGAGTAAACTATGAACAGATTCCTGTAAACCGTTGCCCTTATGCGGTAAATAACTATGAACGCGATGGCTTTATGCGGGTAGATGGCAATGGTGGCAGCAATCCCAACTATTTCCCCAACAGCTTTGATAATATCGAACCAGACCCTGCATATAAAGAACCAGGTATGGATCTCGATTCCTTAACGGCCGACTGGTACGATCGTAATGCACCTGGTGAAGATGATCATTATACACAACCAGGCAACCTGTTCCGGTTAATGACTGCACAGGAAAAACAAAATACCATCCATAATGTGGTAACCAGTATGTCTGGCATCACGGGGCCTAAAAAGGATATGATCATTCAAAGACAACTTTGTCATTTCTTCCGGGCAGATATCCAGTTTGGAATGGGCATCGCCAAAGGTTTAGGTGTTGAAGCGGAAATACCGGCCGCACACACGAAGTAA
- a CDS encoding NAD(P)/FAD-dependent oxidoreductase, producing MIHKRLVVAGGGAAGFFCAVNAARLCPELEVVLLEKTGKLLSKVKVSGGGRCNVTHAAPGIPYMVKRYPRGQNFVKKAFNHFFVPDTIQWFADRGVALKTEADGRMFPVTDDSQTIIDCLLREADRYRLVIEMQQEVTGLHKMPDGTWEVYLQRGRVLKADFVCIAAGGYAQADKFAWLQQTGHSIATPVPSLFTFNMPKHPITALMGVSVPEAQVKITGTKLQEQGPLLITHWGMSGPAILRLSAWGARELQAMQYQFTALVNWLPQYNEHSLRTAWQELRLAMGGQPLKTKNPFGLPQRLWIFLLQHTGIPEETRWADLPAKEQNRLMKNLVSMEFPVQGKTTFKEEFVTSGGITLSEIEATTMESRLAPNLFFAGEVMDVDGVTGGFNFQHAWTSGWIVASTIAGRCMEV from the coding sequence GTGATTCATAAAAGATTAGTGGTGGCAGGCGGTGGTGCAGCCGGTTTTTTTTGCGCGGTAAATGCTGCCCGGCTTTGTCCGGAGCTGGAAGTAGTGCTGCTGGAGAAGACCGGTAAGCTGTTGTCCAAGGTGAAGGTATCTGGTGGTGGAAGGTGTAATGTGACCCATGCGGCACCTGGGATACCTTACATGGTTAAACGTTATCCGCGGGGACAAAATTTTGTAAAGAAAGCCTTTAACCACTTTTTTGTACCGGATACGATCCAATGGTTTGCCGACCGGGGAGTAGCCCTGAAGACAGAAGCAGATGGGCGGATGTTTCCGGTTACAGACGATTCACAGACGATTATAGACTGTTTGCTGCGGGAAGCGGACCGCTACCGGCTGGTGATAGAGATGCAACAGGAAGTGACGGGGCTGCACAAAATGCCGGATGGAACCTGGGAAGTATACTTGCAGAGAGGACGGGTCCTGAAAGCTGATTTTGTATGTATAGCTGCAGGAGGCTATGCACAGGCCGACAAGTTTGCCTGGTTGCAGCAAACAGGGCATAGTATTGCTACTCCGGTACCTTCCCTGTTTACGTTTAACATGCCTAAACATCCTATTACGGCATTGATGGGCGTAAGTGTACCGGAAGCGCAGGTAAAAATTACCGGTACCAAACTGCAGGAGCAGGGGCCATTGTTAATCACGCATTGGGGGATGAGTGGTCCGGCTATTTTACGCTTGTCTGCCTGGGGTGCGCGGGAGCTGCAGGCGATGCAATACCAGTTTACCGCACTGGTCAACTGGCTGCCACAATATAATGAGCACAGTTTACGTACGGCATGGCAGGAACTACGTTTAGCCATGGGAGGGCAGCCATTGAAAACGAAGAACCCATTTGGACTGCCACAGCGGCTATGGATATTTTTATTACAGCATACCGGCATCCCCGAAGAAACCCGTTGGGCCGATCTGCCAGCCAAAGAGCAGAACCGCCTGATGAAAAATCTGGTAAGTATGGAATTCCCCGTGCAGGGCAAAACTACTTTTAAGGAGGAGTTTGTTACATCCGGTGGTATTACCCTGTCGGAAATAGAGGCCACTACGATGGAGAGCCGGCTGGCTCCTAATTTGTTCTTTGCCGGGGAGGTAATGGATGTGGATGGGGTAACAGGAGGGTTTAATTTCCAGCATGCCTGGACCAGCGGCTGGATAGTAGCCAGTACTATTGCGGGCAGGTGTATGGAGGTATAA
- a CDS encoding MG2 domain-containing protein, which produces MRPTLYKRKLRLKWLIPVLITGAFSALAFLPADNWQDKVLKALQQFGQHYPQEKVYLQLDKDYYASGETIWFKAYITLQNMPATQATNLYVELLDQNGTIVQKKLFMASSAGAPGFFELPENQKAGTYQLRAYTAYMLNYDPAFLFYRTLEVFDPQKKNAAVQDSMPITDFAVQFFPEGGNMIQDAAGQVAFKAIDNNGYPIAVTGTVKDSKGKEVATITTIHDGMGMFELTPAPNETYQATVKSAKGQSKTFPLPAVATTGAALKIFNKGARVFYQSVFSNNYDSSFNDMMIVAQMGQQLVYKASLNAAEGRISGFIPTDDLPSGIMQITLFGKDAVPLAERLAFVRQPDTLSLVLEPTSISTNVRERNILLLKVPDSLQTNLSVSVTDADAVAVDDNATNIMSSLLLTSDIKGFVFNPAWYFRDFAPATLQALDLVMMTNGWRRFSWQKIINNEFPAGKYSYEQGITVKGTAFTNGGRYPLTNGKIDFMIKIPYDSSSMFASGPVNEKGEFSLSGLVFPDTALIYYQANDKQKRWKDVEVKFNTHFFTDNSPVKRPTPLLLPLPINEGTLKSFLTTASESNKVNRSINNRMVYLKEVNVKARKPPKEESIDKRYATGMFTSGDGYTFDLLKEQPTSFNVFQYLQSKVAGLNIMGDMNNPNISWRGGAPVLYLNEMQTDAGMLSTIPITDIAMVKVFRPPFMGGFGGGANGAIAIYTKRGGEGGGSDPNIKGFELLKKGGFTVVKDFYSPNYAVKKEVHVLPDKRLTLYWNPSLTVDSVFHTAKIEFFNNDFTQRYRVVVEGISHDGRIGRVEEIF; this is translated from the coding sequence ATGCGACCCACCCTGTACAAAAGAAAACTACGCCTGAAATGGTTGATACCTGTTTTGATTACCGGTGCTTTCAGCGCACTGGCATTCCTGCCTGCTGATAACTGGCAGGATAAGGTATTAAAGGCATTGCAGCAGTTTGGCCAGCACTACCCACAGGAAAAAGTATACCTGCAGCTGGATAAAGATTATTATGCTTCCGGTGAAACCATCTGGTTCAAAGCATATATCACCCTGCAGAATATGCCAGCTACCCAGGCTACCAATCTGTACGTAGAGCTGCTCGATCAAAACGGGACCATTGTACAAAAGAAACTATTTATGGCTTCCAGTGCCGGAGCGCCGGGCTTCTTTGAACTACCCGAAAACCAAAAAGCCGGCACTTACCAGCTGAGGGCCTACACCGCTTATATGCTCAACTATGACCCGGCATTCCTCTTTTACAGAACGCTGGAAGTATTTGACCCGCAAAAGAAAAATGCGGCCGTACAGGACTCCATGCCTATAACGGACTTTGCTGTACAATTTTTTCCGGAAGGGGGGAATATGATACAGGATGCCGCCGGACAGGTGGCTTTCAAAGCCATTGATAACAACGGCTATCCTATTGCCGTAACCGGTACAGTGAAAGACAGCAAAGGAAAAGAAGTAGCAACCATCACCACCATACATGATGGTATGGGAATGTTTGAACTAACACCCGCTCCTAACGAAACCTACCAGGCTACTGTAAAATCGGCAAAAGGACAATCCAAAACCTTTCCCCTACCTGCTGTGGCTACCACCGGTGCTGCCCTCAAAATCTTTAACAAAGGGGCCCGTGTTTTTTACCAGTCTGTATTCAGTAATAATTACGACAGCTCATTTAACGATATGATGATCGTTGCACAAATGGGGCAGCAACTCGTATATAAAGCCTCTCTTAATGCAGCAGAAGGCAGGATCAGCGGATTTATTCCTACCGACGACCTTCCTTCCGGTATCATGCAGATTACCTTATTTGGTAAGGACGCAGTACCGCTGGCAGAAAGACTGGCTTTTGTAAGGCAACCAGATACCCTTTCCCTTGTACTGGAGCCTACCAGCATCAGTACCAATGTACGGGAAAGAAATATCCTGCTGCTTAAAGTACCGGACAGTTTACAAACCAACTTATCTGTGTCCGTTACGGATGCTGATGCGGTGGCTGTAGATGACAATGCTACCAATATCATGTCCAGTCTGCTGCTGACATCCGATATCAAAGGATTTGTATTTAATCCGGCCTGGTATTTCAGGGATTTTGCGCCTGCAACGTTACAGGCGCTCGACCTGGTGATGATGACCAATGGCTGGAGACGCTTCAGCTGGCAAAAAATTATCAACAACGAATTCCCTGCCGGCAAATACTCCTATGAACAGGGTATCACCGTAAAAGGAACCGCTTTCACCAATGGCGGCCGATACCCGCTTACCAACGGGAAGATCGATTTTATGATCAAAATACCATACGATAGCTCTTCCATGTTTGCTTCTGGCCCGGTAAACGAAAAAGGAGAATTCTCCCTTTCCGGCCTTGTCTTCCCCGACACAGCGCTGATATATTATCAGGCTAATGACAAACAAAAGCGCTGGAAAGATGTAGAAGTAAAATTCAATACCCATTTCTTTACTGATAATTCACCGGTTAAAAGACCTACTCCTTTATTATTGCCACTGCCTATTAATGAAGGTACATTGAAAAGCTTCCTGACAACAGCATCGGAAAGCAATAAGGTCAACAGGTCTATCAATAATAGAATGGTATACCTGAAGGAAGTAAACGTAAAAGCCAGAAAACCTCCTAAAGAGGAGTCTATTGACAAGCGCTATGCTACCGGCATGTTTACCAGCGGCGATGGCTATACTTTTGACCTTCTCAAGGAACAGCCCACCAGCTTCAACGTGTTCCAATACCTGCAATCCAAGGTAGCTGGACTGAATATCATGGGGGATATGAATAATCCGAACATTTCCTGGCGTGGTGGGGCTCCTGTACTCTACCTGAATGAAATGCAAACGGACGCCGGCATGTTAAGCACTATTCCTATTACAGATATCGCAATGGTAAAAGTGTTTCGTCCTCCGTTTATGGGTGGTTTCGGTGGTGGCGCCAATGGGGCTATTGCTATTTATACCAAACGTGGTGGCGAAGGCGGCGGGTCCGATCCCAATATCAAAGGATTCGAATTGCTGAAGAAAGGCGGATTTACTGTTGTAAAAGATTTTTATTCGCCCAACTATGCGGTGAAGAAGGAAGTACACGTACTGCCCGACAAACGGCTCACTTTATACTGGAATCCGTCGCTCACAGTAGACTCTGTTTTCCATACTGCCAAGATAGAATTCTTTAACAACGACTTCACCCAACGTTACCGGGTAGTGGTAGAAGGTATATCCCACGATGGCCGTATAGGCAGAGTAGAAGAAATCTTCTGA
- a CDS encoding anaerobic C4-dicarboxylate transporter has product MIWIQFAIMLAAILVGARMKGIGLGVMGMVALVIFIFFFRMRPAEPPIDVMLIILAVVSTAAALQAAGGMDYLVRLAEKILRSKPSLIVLLGPFVTYIFTLFAGTAHITYSLLPIIEEVSVQKRIRPERALSISVIAAHLGITASPISAATAAMISLSAGKIDLLHILKICIPATIIGILAGVAVCWKKGKDLEKDPAFLELMKDPEFAKELEVTKEYKPLLPGAKLSVLIFGLAVLLIVLVGAFPGLLPSFEPGNAGLTVDAKGHIKMAAVIELVMLAAAAGIMIFCKTSAASVAKASLFTAGGQAVISIFGVVWMSATFMLANDQAIELALGDMVRAAPWTFSIALFVLSMLLFSQAATTKALMPLGVALGIPPAYLVAMFPAVNGDFVLPGYPTLLTAINFDRTGSTHIGKYLINHSFMIPGLVAVAVSVMAGFFFAGIFW; this is encoded by the coding sequence ATGATCTGGATACAGTTTGCAATAATGCTGGCTGCCATACTGGTAGGAGCACGAATGAAGGGCATTGGATTAGGGGTGATGGGGATGGTGGCGCTGGTGATTTTTATCTTCTTTTTCAGGATGCGTCCGGCAGAGCCACCCATTGATGTGATGCTGATTATCCTGGCAGTAGTAAGTACTGCTGCTGCGCTACAGGCTGCCGGAGGGATGGATTACCTGGTACGCCTTGCTGAAAAGATCTTACGGAGCAAGCCATCCCTGATTGTATTACTGGGACCTTTTGTAACCTATATCTTTACGCTGTTTGCCGGTACGGCACATATTACTTATTCGTTGCTGCCTATTATAGAGGAGGTGTCTGTTCAAAAGCGTATCCGTCCGGAAAGAGCGTTGAGCATATCGGTTATTGCCGCACATCTGGGCATTACAGCCAGCCCTATTTCTGCCGCAACAGCAGCCATGATTTCTTTATCTGCCGGTAAAATAGACCTGCTGCATATTTTAAAGATCTGTATTCCGGCTACTATTATTGGTATCCTCGCGGGGGTAGCGGTATGCTGGAAGAAGGGAAAAGACCTGGAAAAAGACCCTGCTTTCCTGGAGCTGATGAAAGACCCTGAATTTGCAAAAGAGCTGGAAGTAACAAAGGAGTATAAACCATTACTACCGGGAGCTAAGCTATCTGTACTGATTTTTGGGCTGGCAGTGCTCCTGATCGTATTGGTAGGAGCTTTCCCCGGTTTGTTACCCTCTTTCGAGCCAGGTAATGCAGGACTTACCGTAGATGCCAAAGGGCATATTAAAATGGCAGCAGTGATAGAACTGGTGATGCTGGCTGCCGCCGCGGGCATTATGATCTTTTGCAAAACTTCGGCCGCCAGTGTGGCCAAAGCCAGCCTCTTTACCGCAGGCGGACAAGCAGTGATTTCCATCTTTGGGGTGGTATGGATGAGTGCTACCTTTATGTTGGCCAACGATCAGGCAATAGAGCTGGCACTGGGAGATATGGTAAGGGCAGCCCCCTGGACTTTTTCCATCGCATTGTTTGTACTCAGCATGTTATTGTTCAGCCAGGCAGCGACTACCAAAGCCCTGATGCCACTGGGGGTAGCGCTGGGCATTCCTCCTGCCTATCTGGTGGCCATGTTCCCTGCGGTAAACGGGGATTTTGTATTGCCGGGTTATCCTACCTTATTAACCGCTATTAATTTTGACCGTACGGGTAGTACACATATCGGGAAGTACCTGATCAACCATAGTTTTATGATCCCCGGTCTGGTAGCAGTAGCCGTTTCTGTAATGGCAGGGTTTTTCTTTGCAGGGATTTTCTGGTAG